In Aquipuribacter nitratireducens, one genomic interval encodes:
- a CDS encoding acyltransferase: protein MSRRSDLRRLFDPRLWAHVLRIVNFYGYSHVEQRRRLIAGPGLRMSPSVSLRNAQRIALGREVHVGERSSLWAGDSTGRIVLGDHCLLAPEVFITASNYGTVWGAPVMQQPKQERDVIVGADVWLGVRAVLLPGVRVGDGAVVAAGSVVTRAVPSGAIVAGAPARVIGWRGGAPDAPATTEAG, encoded by the coding sequence GTGAGCCGGCGCTCGGACCTGAGGCGGTTGTTCGACCCGCGGTTGTGGGCCCACGTCCTGCGCATCGTCAACTTCTACGGCTACTCCCACGTCGAGCAGCGGCGGAGGCTCATCGCGGGCCCCGGGCTGCGGATGTCGCCATCAGTGAGCCTTCGCAACGCTCAGCGGATAGCGCTCGGACGCGAGGTGCACGTGGGCGAGCGGAGCTCGCTGTGGGCGGGGGACTCGACCGGGCGCATCGTCCTCGGCGACCACTGCCTCCTGGCGCCGGAGGTCTTTATCACCGCCAGCAACTACGGCACGGTGTGGGGTGCGCCCGTGATGCAGCAGCCGAAGCAAGAGCGCGATGTCATAGTCGGCGCCGACGTTTGGCTGGGGGTACGCGCCGTTCTGCTGCCCGGGGTGAGAGTTGGCGACGGCGCAGTCGTCGCAGCAGGCAGCGTCGTTACGCGGGCTGTGCCGAGCGGAGCCATCGTCGCCGGTGCACCCGCTCGGGTCATCGGATGGCGCGGGGGTGCTCCCGACGCCCCAGCCACCACCGAGGCGGGGTAA
- a CDS encoding glycosyltransferase family 2 protein, translated as MSESWVSVVVPAHNEAAVLRRCLTTLVDGARPGVDVVVVVNGSTDATTDEALSLVPAFTAAGHALRVEVLPSLGKAAALRRGVALASAHPLVLLDADVELSGDSLSALVSALPERPGPHVATARSDIDASQSSVWVRSWVRTWSGLPYAREHLVGSGVVAVDRCGADVVAALPDVTNDDAWIRRQFGPGERAATDVVFTLTAPRTLRALVRRRARVVLGNEALEREFGPDQAATRGGDLLGLVRSRRATPADVAVYVVVSLLVRLTAAVRRARGRQGEWATDATSREPVA; from the coding sequence GTGAGCGAGTCGTGGGTGTCAGTCGTCGTGCCAGCTCACAACGAGGCGGCGGTCCTGCGGCGCTGCCTAACGACTCTCGTTGATGGCGCCCGGCCTGGCGTCGACGTGGTCGTCGTCGTCAATGGCTCGACTGACGCCACGACTGACGAAGCTCTCTCGCTTGTACCGGCATTCACCGCGGCGGGGCATGCCCTGCGCGTGGAGGTCTTGCCTTCCCTCGGCAAGGCCGCTGCCCTCCGGCGCGGGGTGGCGCTTGCTTCCGCGCACCCGCTCGTACTGCTCGACGCCGACGTGGAGTTGAGTGGCGACTCGCTGAGCGCGCTCGTGTCGGCACTGCCGGAAAGGCCGGGCCCTCACGTCGCAACAGCCCGCTCCGACATCGACGCCTCTCAGTCATCGGTGTGGGTGAGGTCGTGGGTGCGGACGTGGTCGGGGTTGCCGTATGCACGCGAGCACCTCGTCGGAAGTGGGGTTGTCGCAGTTGACCGGTGCGGCGCCGACGTCGTGGCGGCGCTCCCAGACGTGACCAACGACGACGCCTGGATCCGTCGGCAGTTCGGCCCGGGAGAGAGGGCGGCGACAGACGTCGTCTTCACTTTGACGGCGCCACGAACGCTAAGGGCGCTCGTGCGCCGGCGCGCCCGCGTCGTGCTAGGCAACGAGGCGCTCGAGCGGGAGTTCGGACCGGATCAGGCCGCCACACGCGGCGGAGACCTTCTGGGTCTCGTGCGCTCGCGGCGGGCCACCCCCGCCGACGTCGCGGTCTACGTCGTTGTCTCGCTCCTCGTCCGGCTGACGGCCGCGGTGCGGCGCGCGCGTGGCCGGCAGGGCGAGTGGGCGACGGATGCAACGAGTCGGGAGCCGGTGGCGTGA
- a CDS encoding glycosyltransferase family 4 protein, with amino-acid sequence MQNEARALLAAGTGVTVICPRATPDEAEVHDHDGVTVRSYAPPPPTSGILSYFREFVVAWLRTAQLSWRCHRSEGFAVLQACNPPDTYWLLALIWRLWGKGFVYDQHDLCPEVFLDRFGRRSFRDRVLHRLLLWLERASYATADLVVSPNESYREIATGRGRVPLDRTTIVMSTPDHRIMRRSEPKPGARDRFANLVVYVGVMGPQDGVERVLDTARTLRDRGRDDIRFVLLGFGDSEPRLRRLSAQFGLDGHVHFTGRVQQPEVVAWLSAADVGLTPDPPSAFNERSTMNKTLEYMACELPVVATDLLETRRSAGEAAVYVQTVEEMADAVDALLDDPARRGWMGAVGRARIEGELSWDRFAHAYVAAVQRVLSKGARGARGPVGGGAARPIEASRL; translated from the coding sequence GTGCAGAACGAGGCGCGAGCCCTCCTCGCCGCCGGCACCGGCGTGACGGTCATCTGCCCGCGCGCAACGCCCGATGAGGCAGAAGTCCACGACCACGACGGCGTCACCGTTCGCTCGTACGCGCCGCCGCCGCCGACGAGCGGGATCCTCAGCTATTTCCGCGAGTTCGTCGTGGCGTGGCTACGAACCGCCCAGTTGTCGTGGCGCTGTCACAGAAGTGAGGGCTTCGCCGTTCTCCAGGCGTGCAACCCCCCGGACACGTACTGGCTCCTCGCGCTGATCTGGCGGCTCTGGGGCAAGGGGTTCGTCTACGACCAGCACGATCTGTGCCCGGAGGTGTTCCTGGACCGGTTCGGGCGACGCTCGTTCCGGGACCGCGTCCTGCACCGGCTCCTCCTGTGGCTCGAGCGGGCGAGCTACGCGACCGCCGACCTCGTCGTGTCGCCGAACGAGAGCTACCGCGAGATAGCGACGGGCCGCGGCCGGGTGCCGCTCGACCGGACGACCATCGTCATGAGCACGCCGGACCACAGGATCATGCGCCGCAGCGAACCGAAGCCCGGCGCCCGGGACCGATTCGCCAACCTCGTCGTGTACGTCGGCGTCATGGGCCCGCAGGACGGCGTCGAGCGAGTGCTCGACACGGCGCGGACGCTTCGTGACCGCGGCCGCGACGACATCCGCTTTGTGCTCCTCGGCTTCGGCGACAGCGAGCCCAGGCTGCGGCGGCTTTCAGCGCAGTTCGGCCTCGACGGCCACGTCCACTTCACCGGACGCGTGCAGCAGCCGGAGGTCGTTGCGTGGCTTTCAGCTGCTGACGTCGGGCTCACGCCCGATCCGCCGAGCGCGTTCAACGAGCGCTCGACGATGAACAAGACGCTCGAGTACATGGCGTGCGAGCTGCCCGTCGTCGCGACGGACCTCCTCGAGACCCGCCGCAGCGCCGGCGAAGCAGCGGTCTACGTACAAACAGTCGAGGAGATGGCCGACGCCGTCGACGCGCTCCTCGATGACCCTGCACGCCGAGGTTGGATGGGTGCGGTCGGACGCGCGCGCATCGAGGGCGAGTTGTCGTGGGACCGCTTCGCCCACGCCTACGTGGCGGCCGTGCAGCGCGTCTTGTCTAAGGGGGCACGTGGCGCGCGTGGCCCCGTGGGCGGTGGCGCCGCACGCCCGATCGAAGCGTCGCGCTTGTGA
- a CDS encoding PqqD family protein: MLKRVDARLTEVEVDGEIAVYHPKTDRVVLLNSSASAIWRRLPVRGVQDLVDHLVDVFNVNVDEARVGAETGIALLANERLLADADDHVGYPADDLPDQRA; the protein is encoded by the coding sequence GTGCTGAAGCGGGTCGACGCGCGCCTCACCGAGGTCGAGGTCGACGGCGAGATCGCCGTCTACCACCCGAAGACGGACCGCGTCGTGCTTCTCAACTCTTCCGCGTCGGCGATATGGCGACGTTTGCCCGTGCGGGGCGTCCAGGACCTCGTCGACCATCTCGTCGACGTCTTCAATGTCAACGTTGACGAGGCGCGGGTGGGCGCTGAGACAGGGATCGCGCTGCTTGCAAACGAGCGGCTGTTGGCCGATGCCGATGACCACGTCGGCTACCCCGCCGATGACCTGCCCGATCAGCGGGCATGA
- a CDS encoding IS110 family transposase, translating into MPALADVRTPARSTSLEELLVVMIGADSHKRTHTVVVVDEVGRRLATTTVTANSEGHLRLVEWAARFSDHDTVGVRFALEDCRHLTRRLEADLLTAGHRVLRVPTRLMADSRRAAREPGKSDPIDAEAVAVAALRHPDLPVAELDGPAREVKLLSDHRRDLVRQRTRIAAQVRWHLHELDPDLLIPSRGLRRQRVARELLQELDRFDGVVARLARQLLERCQELSGQINELERELRDLVARLNPSLLAVPGCGVLSAAVIIGETAGVHRFRDKDAYARFTGTAPVPVWSGSSRGKVRLNRGGNRTLNCALHMIAVTQARGVGPGQAYLAKQTERGKDRVAALRLLRRRLSDAVYTAQTVDHRTRLQERPQTRPQRSPVPLAVAA; encoded by the coding sequence GTGCCCGCCCTCGCGGACGTCAGGACACCCGCACGTTCGACGTCTCTGGAGGAGCTGCTCGTGGTCATGATCGGCGCTGATTCGCACAAGCGGACCCACACCGTGGTCGTCGTCGACGAGGTCGGCCGCCGGTTGGCCACGACCACGGTGACGGCCAACTCCGAGGGTCACCTGAGGCTGGTGGAGTGGGCCGCCCGCTTCAGCGACCACGACACGGTCGGGGTCCGCTTCGCGCTCGAGGACTGCCGTCATCTGACCCGCCGCCTGGAGGCGGACCTCCTCACCGCCGGGCACCGGGTCCTGCGGGTGCCGACCCGCCTGATGGCCGACTCCCGACGTGCCGCGCGTGAGCCCGGCAAGTCCGACCCCATCGACGCCGAGGCCGTCGCGGTGGCCGCCCTGCGGCACCCGGACCTGCCGGTCGCCGAGCTGGACGGCCCCGCCCGGGAGGTCAAGCTGTTGTCGGATCACCGCCGTGACCTGGTCAGACAGCGCACGAGGATCGCCGCGCAGGTCCGCTGGCATCTGCACGAGCTCGACCCCGACCTGCTCATCCCCAGCCGCGGTCTGCGCCGGCAGCGGGTGGCCCGTGAGCTGCTGCAGGAACTCGACCGCTTCGACGGCGTCGTCGCCCGGCTCGCGCGGCAGCTGCTGGAACGCTGCCAGGAACTCAGCGGGCAGATCAACGAGCTCGAACGTGAACTACGCGACCTGGTCGCGCGCCTGAACCCGTCCCTGCTGGCGGTGCCCGGCTGCGGGGTGCTGTCCGCGGCAGTGATCATCGGTGAGACCGCCGGCGTCCACCGCTTCCGCGACAAGGACGCCTACGCCCGCTTCACCGGCACCGCTCCGGTGCCAGTGTGGTCGGGCAGCAGCCGAGGCAAGGTCCGCCTCAACCGCGGCGGCAACCGGACACTCAACTGCGCCCTGCACATGATCGCCGTCACCCAGGCCCGCGGCGTCGGGCCCGGCCAGGCCTACCTGGCCAAGCAGACCGAGCGAGGCAAGGACCGCGTCGCCGCTCTCCGGCTGCTGCGCCGGCGCCTGTCCGACGCCGTCTACACCGCGCAGACCGTCGACCACCGCACACGCCTGCAGGAGCGCCCGCAGACGCGCCCGCAGCGGTCTCCCGTCCCGCTCGCCGTCGCGGCTTGA
- a CDS encoding transposase, whose translation MAVSQSALPPSVLSELLEPFRAGDGVDMIRESVRAVLQELIELEATETIGAARYERSEERVTDRNGHRPKLLTTKAGDVQLHIPKLRKGTFYPGFLEPRRRIDTQDRPGPVLGGDGGLRPRGQHPRRRRPRRRPRRRHRHQQVRGLPDLRAAG comes from the coding sequence ATGGCCGTGTCCCAGTCTGCCTTGCCCCCGTCCGTGTTGTCGGAGCTGCTCGAGCCGTTCCGCGCCGGTGACGGCGTCGACATGATCCGTGAGTCGGTCCGCGCCGTGCTGCAGGAGCTCATCGAGCTCGAGGCCACCGAGACGATCGGCGCCGCCCGCTACGAACGCTCCGAGGAGCGGGTCACCGACCGCAACGGTCACCGCCCGAAGCTGCTCACCACCAAGGCCGGCGACGTGCAGCTGCACATCCCGAAGCTGCGCAAGGGCACCTTCTACCCGGGGTTCCTCGAGCCTCGTCGCCGCATCGACACACAGGATCGACCAGGCCCTGTACTCGGTGGTGATGGAGGCCTACGTCCACGGGGTCAGCACCCGCGCCGTCGACGACCTCGTCGTCGCCCTCGGCGCCGACACCGGCATCAGCAAGTCCGAGGTCTCCCGGATCTGCGGGCAGCTGGATGA